One stretch of Akkermansia sp. RCC_12PD DNA includes these proteins:
- a CDS encoding DUF2752 domain-containing protein, whose amino-acid sequence MKLFALYGALLALACGVLVFTGDPSRSSWLPECPFYKTTGWLCYGCGSTRALHALLHGHCADSLKYNILLVPTLVWLGTLFFIRNRRVFNRTLLAGAGVLVVFTVVRNLPCL is encoded by the coding sequence ATGAAATTGTTTGCCTTGTATGGGGCGCTCCTTGCCTTGGCGTGCGGCGTGCTCGTGTTTACGGGAGATCCCTCCCGCTCCAGCTGGCTGCCGGAGTGCCCTTTTTACAAAACCACGGGGTGGCTTTGTTATGGCTGCGGTTCCACCCGGGCTCTCCATGCCCTTTTGCACGGGCACTGCGCGGATTCCTTGAAGTACAATATCCTGCTGGTTCCGACCCTGGTGTGGCTGGGAACCCTTTTTTTTATCCGGAACAGGCGCGTGTTTAACCGGACATTGCTGGCAGGAGCAGGGGTGCTTGTGGTGTTTACGGTTGTGCGCAATCTCCCGTGCCTGTAG
- a CDS encoding L,D-transpeptidase, protein MKLLPYLPLLILLLVPGTVHAAMEGEHLETHTEFVARKGYPESMEQWSDRHLLKAVDARVLHVVIYLGSQRGRLYANEQVVMDFPVCTGDRDHPTPAGTFTVLEKDKDHYSDLYGLAMPCFMRLTRDGIGLHAGPVFRTPQSHGCIRMTRESCAALFNKIRIGTPVRIVAECVMKH, encoded by the coding sequence ATGAAACTTCTGCCTTATTTGCCATTACTGATTCTGCTGTTGGTCCCCGGCACGGTTCATGCTGCTATGGAGGGGGAGCATCTGGAAACCCATACGGAATTCGTAGCCCGCAAAGGGTACCCGGAAAGCATGGAACAATGGTCTGACCGTCATTTGCTGAAAGCAGTGGATGCCAGGGTGCTCCATGTAGTTATTTATCTGGGAAGCCAGCGGGGACGGCTGTACGCAAATGAACAGGTAGTGATGGATTTTCCCGTTTGCACCGGGGACCGGGATCATCCTACCCCCGCAGGAACTTTTACCGTACTGGAGAAGGACAAGGACCATTATTCGGACCTGTACGGTTTGGCAATGCCGTGTTTTATGAGACTCACCAGGGACGGAATCGGGCTGCACGCGGGGCCCGTTTTCCGGACGCCTCAGTCTCACGGTTGCATTCGCATGACGCGGGAGTCCTGTGCAGCTCTATTTAATAAAATCCGCATTGGAACGCCTGTGAGGATTGTGGCAGAATGCGTCATGAAACATTGA
- a CDS encoding L,D-transpeptidase — MNAKKSSVIIGSALAGMLAMVSCSGPPEENLRVVPLTMPMASYNPNTRVVVAGVDYTEVHDEWMNPDIMKKARSGNTRVVISRSAQRGQLMVGDEVAMDFPVCVGTSTHKTPLGHFNITEKKVHHVSNLYDASMPYFMRLTDGGIGMHVGPVFRTPQSHGCIRMTRSSCVPLFKTVKVGTPVKIVP; from the coding sequence ATGAATGCAAAGAAAAGCTCGGTAATCATTGGAAGCGCCCTGGCGGGAATGCTGGCGATGGTTTCCTGTTCGGGACCGCCGGAGGAGAATTTGAGAGTAGTTCCACTGACGATGCCCATGGCATCCTACAATCCCAATACGCGGGTTGTGGTAGCCGGCGTGGATTATACGGAAGTGCATGATGAATGGATGAACCCGGATATCATGAAGAAGGCCAGATCCGGCAATACACGTGTGGTGATAAGCCGGAGCGCCCAGAGGGGGCAGCTGATGGTAGGCGATGAAGTTGCCATGGATTTTCCCGTTTGCGTAGGGACTTCTACACACAAGACGCCGCTTGGGCATTTTAACATTACGGAAAAGAAAGTTCACCATGTTTCCAACTTGTATGATGCCTCCATGCCTTATTTCATGCGCCTGACGGATGGCGGAATCGGGATGCATGTGGGGCCCGTCTTCCGGACGCCCCAGTCTCACGGCTGCATCCGCATGACGCGTTCCTCCTGTGTGCCGCTTTTTAAAACCGTCAAGGTCGGAACTCCCGTGAAGATTGTGCCGTAA
- the msrB gene encoding peptide-methionine (R)-S-oxide reductase MsrB, whose translation MKRIYHGPWPLAGLAFAILAAVAMLSLLSCGENGHADNSKHHMDNKNLKTIYLAGGCFWGVEKYLSLIPGVKKTEAGYANGSTANPTYEEVCNKGTGHAETVKVVYDPDEVSLPFLLEQYYAVIDPVSVNRQGNDSGVQYRTGIYYTDEKDKPVIEMSLKRLQQHFKQPLAIEIQPLKQFSRAEEYHQDYLNKNPGGYCHIPAFRFREASQAKEAKPVYQKKSDEELRKSLTSEQFAVTRKNATEPPFRNEYFNNDRPGIYVDITTGEPLFLSTDKFDSGCGWPSFSRPIKEGLIQEKQDFSHGMNRTEVRSRTGDAHLGHVFPDGPKERGGLRYCINSASLKFIPEQDMEAQGYGRYVPLLQNNSGKDQ comes from the coding sequence ATGAAACGTATCTACCACGGTCCGTGGCCCCTGGCTGGCTTGGCATTCGCCATCCTGGCGGCCGTGGCCATGCTTTCCCTGCTTTCCTGCGGAGAAAACGGCCATGCGGACAACAGCAAACATCATATGGACAACAAGAATTTGAAGACAATTTACCTGGCGGGCGGTTGCTTCTGGGGGGTGGAAAAATATCTTTCCCTGATTCCCGGAGTTAAAAAAACGGAAGCCGGCTACGCCAACGGCTCCACCGCCAATCCTACGTATGAGGAAGTATGCAATAAGGGAACAGGCCACGCGGAAACGGTTAAAGTGGTATACGATCCGGACGAAGTCAGCCTGCCCTTCCTGCTGGAACAATACTATGCCGTCATTGATCCCGTCTCCGTCAACCGACAGGGAAACGACTCAGGAGTACAGTACCGCACGGGTATTTACTACACGGATGAAAAAGACAAGCCTGTCATAGAAATGTCCTTGAAACGCCTCCAGCAGCACTTTAAGCAGCCCCTGGCCATTGAAATCCAGCCCCTCAAACAGTTCTCCAGGGCGGAAGAATACCATCAGGACTACCTGAACAAAAACCCCGGCGGCTACTGCCACATTCCGGCCTTCCGCTTCCGGGAAGCCAGCCAGGCCAAAGAGGCCAAACCCGTTTATCAAAAGAAATCGGATGAAGAACTGCGGAAGTCCCTGACTTCGGAACAATTTGCCGTCACCCGGAAAAACGCAACGGAACCCCCCTTCCGGAATGAATATTTCAACAATGACCGTCCCGGCATCTACGTGGACATAACTACAGGAGAGCCCTTGTTCCTTTCCACGGATAAATTTGATTCCGGCTGCGGATGGCCCAGCTTCAGCCGCCCTATCAAGGAAGGCTTGATTCAGGAAAAACAGGACTTTTCACACGGCATGAACCGCACGGAAGTTCGCAGCAGGACGGGGGATGCCCACCTGGGCCACGTGTTCCCGGACGGTCCCAAAGAACGCGGCGGCCTGCGCTACTGCATCAACAGCGCTTCATTGAAATTCATTCCGGAACAGGACATGGAAGCCCAGGGTTATGGAAGATACGTTCCCCTCCTGCAAAATAACTCCGGAAAAGATCAATAG